In Dehalogenimonas sp. THU2, the sequence CTTGTTCCGGATCGAAAGCCAGCAGCATGAAAGGCCGCGCGCAGATAAAAGCGGTAATGCCGATGACGATGGTGGCGATAAATTGAATCAGGATATCTCCCCAGCTTATGCCCAAAAGTTCGCCGAAGAGGATACGGGTGAGGTCGCCGGAAAAGGAACTGGAACGGGAGACGATAACCACACCCAACGCCAGCATGCCGACGAACAATAATCCGATAGCCGTATCCGACGACAACCGGGAGCGCCGGGTGATCAGTGTCACCCCGCCGATCATCACCGCAGCCCCCAGCGCCGCCCCCAGGATGCCGGAGAACCCCATCAACACCGCCAGGGCGATGCCCGGCAGCACGCCGTGAGCCAGCGCGTCGCCGATGAAAGCCAGCCCCCGGAGGATGATGAACGTCCCTGCGATGGCACAGGCGACGGACACCAGCACTCCGGCCAGCAGAGCCTGGGTCATGAAGGGGTTGTCGGCAAAGGGCGAGACCAAAGCGTCGATCATGCTGTAATTATCGGTTCTTTACGTCTGACTTACAATGTCCGCTTTCCTTTGACCACTATCACCAGCGCCAGGAGCAGTAAAACCACGGCTCCACCCATACCGGCCAGGGAGAAAGCCAGCCAATCCGGCATGGTCATGGTTGGCGCTATCGGCACTGTGACCGTGGGTGCCACCGGAGATGTCACCACCGGACTGGTCGGTGCTGTGGTCGCGGGAGCTGCAGTGGTGAAGGCGGAAACGGCGCTCCAGGCGGAAAAGCTGTTCTCACTGACCGCCCGGATCTTCCAGTAGTAGGTAGTGGCCGAGGTCAACGCAGCCGGCGGTTGCCAGGCGTTGCCGACGATATTAGCTGGCGAGGCCGTGATGTTCTGGAATCCGGCATCCGTGGCCAGTAGAAGTTCATAACCGGTGGCGCCACCGACCGGTTGCCATTGAAAGAGGGGCAGCGGCGTCAGATTGGTGGCGCCGGGAGTGGGGGTTAAGAGTTGCGGTACGGCGACCACACCGCCCAGGGCGGTGGTGAAGCTGCGTTTTTCCGACCACGGACCCGGCACCGGCGCCACGGCGCGTACCCGCCAGTGATAGGTGACACCGGGCTCCAGCAGGCTCAGCCGAATGCTGCTGGCGGTCGAGTTGCCGCTGAAAAGTGGTGACGTCATATCGGCGGAATCATTCATTTGCCATTCATAGCCTGTGGCGCCGCTCACGGACTGCCATTTCAGGTCGATGCCACCGATGATTCCGGAAGGGTAATAGGTCCCCAGTCCCGGGGCGGATGCGGGGGGTGAGGTCAGAGCGACAGCGCTGGCGATGGTATCGGTGTAGGTCATTATGCGGTTATTGGTCGTATCCAGCGACCAAAGCTGGTGGCTATTCCTCGACAAACCCCATAGTGTGACACCGTCCGTCAATCCTTCGCTCGCCAAGTCCCAGGCGGCGGTTTCGGTCAACACCCGCGCCAGGCCACCGGTGGAGGTGCTGACGTTATTGGCGGATGGGGCATAAATGAAGCCGTTCGGTGCGACATCCAGGTCGCTCAACAGGGTCCCGGCGGGCAGGCCGGAATCGATGCGTTTCCAGGCGGCATCACCGATCTTATAGCGATAGATGCCCGTGTTGGCGTCGGTCGAAGAGGCATAGATCTTATTGCTGTCGCCGAAGTCAGGATCGAAGGTGAGGAGAATACTGCCGGTGAGCGAGGTTGCCGGTAGGGTGGAGAAAGTGACTCCGGCGTCGGTCGAAATATACGCGAGACCGTTCGATGCTGCGGCGATCAGGGTTCGGTCGGTGCTGAAATCCGGCGACAGTTCTAGCGCGTTGAATTTCACACTCCCGGTGGCGACATTCTCAAAGAAGATGCCGGTGCCTGTTCTCCAGATGGTCGCGATATTACCATCACCGTCGAACGATGTGAAAAAGAAATTGTCCTTATCCAGTGCCGCGAAACCGGCTGTGGTGTCGATGCTTACGGGCAAACGGATGAGGCTGAATGTGGTTCCCTGGTCGGTGGACACCAGGCACAGAGCGCCATCGGCGTCGGTGGCGGCAATGAAGAGTGAACCATCCGCAGCGGTGATCAAACGGTCGATGGTCAGGATACGGTAATCTCCGATGCCGAGCAGTTTCCGCCATGTAAGCCCGTCATCGTCGGTGCGCCATACGCCGTGAACACCGTTGAAGGCGAGGAGGTACAGTGTGTTGTCAGATTCATAGGTGGGTGACGCCACGACGGTAACCAACGTTCCGGCGCCTGTTTCGTCGATGAATAAGTCTGGGAGCCAGTTCATTCCCCCATCGATCGATGAAAAAACGCCGCTGCCCGTGCCGGAAGTGGCGGCGAAGGTCATATTATCAACGGAAGCGATGGCCGTCACCCGCTGTCCGCCAGGGTTCCTGACAGCCGATTGCCAGCTAATCCCGCCGTCGCTGCTGCGAAAAATCTCCCCGGAAGCGCTCCCAGCCAGCAGACTGTAAGCTCCTGATGTGCCGCTGACCGACAGGCTGGAGAAATCGGTGGGGCTGGAAAACGGTAGTGCGTAAGCCGCGGGCGCTTCGGCCGGCCGGGCGTAACACAACCATAAACCGCCCGCGTCCGCGCCGGTATCGATAGCAACGTAGAATTGCGGATTGGTTGTCAGGTTGAAATCCTGGGGTAAGGTGATGGCGCCGGACGTGGCCGGTACGATTGAGCCGTCGCGGTGCTGAAGCGCCGCTGCCCGCCAGGTGCCGCCGTTGTAGAGCAGGATGTAGGCATCGCCGGCGCTTTCTCCCAGAGCCAGGAGTTCCCGGTCGACCGCGAAGGTTGGAGAGAAACCTACATCGAAGACGTTGTAAGCGATGAGGCCGCTATCTATCCAGCCGCCGAAAAACTCCGCCTCGTTGATAAAATAGACGCCGCCCCACTCGTTCGCATCATCGTCGGCCACGGATACGGCGATGATGTTGGCGCCGGTAGTGCCATCGACGCTCAAGCCGGTGATGCGTTTACCCGGACCTCCCGGATAAGCGGCCACGGTTTGGAAGCTCAGGCCGTTGTCGGTTGAACGGTAAAGGGTGGTGTCCGTGGCGTAATAGAATTGCCCGGCATCGGTCAGTTCCAGAGCTACCGGGGTGTGGACCGAAGCGAAGACTCGGGTAATATTTTCACCGGAAGCGTCGGTGCGGAAAAGGCCGCCCTCAGTGCCGGTAACCCAGGCATAAACCTGACTGGCGCTGTCGATGACGAGGTGTTTTACGTCGGTTTCCGGGGTCAGGTACCAGCTTCCGGCAGTGCCGGTCTGGGGCAAAGGAACCTCAGACCACTTGGCGTCAGCGGCAGCGGTTGGTTGTGGGGTCGGGGTTACCAACAGAGCTAGAGCGATGAGAAAAGTGGCGGTGCGGCGGACAGAAAAAATAGTCATGCAGCGCATTGTAAAGAGCATTTCACGGTGCGTCAACATGGAGGACTCTCAAGTCACTGAAAGAGGTCTTTAATTTGGTCCTCCGCCTGTGTGAAAAGCACATATTCGATTCCAAGACGGATTCAAAGTATTAATGGTCTAGCTGGTCTCCACCTCAGCCTCGACCGGGGTTCCCAGCGAGGCTGCCAGTTCCTCGAACAGCCTTTTCTGTTTCTTGTTGAGTTTTTCGGGCGTCACCACCTTTATCTCCACCCATTCATCACCGAAGGTGGAAGCCCGGTTGAGTACCGGCATGCCTTTGCCCTTGAGGCGGATGACCTTGCCCGTCTGCACTCCAGCCGGCACCTTGAGCTTGGCCGGGCCATAGAGGGTGGGTACTTCGAGTTCGATGCCGAGGGCTGCCTGCGCGAAGTTGAGGGGCAGTTCATAGACGACATTATCGCCGTCACGCCGGAACTGCTTGTGGGCGGCCACATTGACCGTGAGGTACAGGTCGCCGGCGCTGCCGCCACGCTCGCCCAAATTACCGCCACCGCTCATGCGGATCTGGTTGCCGTTGTCGATCCCCGCCGGTATTTTAACCTTGATAGTGCGGGTCATCCGCTCACGCCCGCTGCCCTTGCACTTGGCACAAGGGTCGGCGATGATCTGCCCTTCACCGCGGCAACGGGGACAGGTCACTACATTGGTGAATCTTCCGAAGACGCTTCGCTGCACTTGATAAACTTTTCCCTGACCGCCGCATTCGGTGCACTTTGTCGGGGTGGTGCCTTCCTTGGCTCCGGTGCCCTTGCACTCTTCACAGGCTTCCACCCGCTGGATGTTGACCTCTTTTTCGATACCGGTGGAAGCCTCTTCAAGGGTGATGCTCATGCGGTAGTTCAGGTCGGTACCGCGGCGGGGAGCTTGCCGCCCGGCACCACCCATACCCCCGAAGAAAGTCTCGAAGATCTCGCCCAGGCCGCCTCCAAAACCGAAGTCCTCGAAACCACCGGCCCCGCCGGCAAACGGTCCGCCGTTTGCCCCGGCATGGCCAAAGCGGTCATAAGCGGCGCGCTTGTTGGCGTCGCACAGGACTGAATAGGCCTCATTCAGTTCCTTGAACTTGGCCTCGGCATCATCTTCCTTATTGCGGTCCGGGTGGTACTGGAATGCCAGTTTGCGGAAGGCTTTTTTGATTTCATCATCAGAGGCACCGCGGGCAATGCCCAGCACCTCGTAATAATCACGTTTTGTCGCCATGGTCGATTAACCTCTTTTGGAAATTGCTTTAAACTACAATTTTATCGCTTTTTGGCAAAAAAAGCCATCGATAAACGTAGCGGGGGTGAAAAACGGTGATTAACGCTGATCGATTTCAACAATCGGCGGGGCAGGGTGTTCCGATTTAAATGATCGAAATATGCCTGATAATACGATTTCGCCGCGATGCCGGGCGGAATACGGTGCCGGCTATCCCTTGAGTTCGTTGCCTACGCTGAAGGCTTTACCGACTACTGCTCCCAGTGTCTGGTACTGCGACTGGGCGGTAGTATAAATGAGAGGATTGATCTTGGTCACGTCGGGACGACCGTTGGTGAGACATTCTTCAGAGATGTGTGTTTCTGTGATGCGGCCGATGACTAGCACGTGACTGCCGAGATCGATGGTATGGTGCAGTTCGCACTCAAGGTTCACCGGACAGGCTTCGATGAGCGGCGCGCCGCAAAGTTTACCGGTAACGACTTTGAAGTTACAGACAGACGCTTTATCCGCTTTGGCGCCGGAGACAATACCGCAGTAATCCACTTCCTTCACCAGACCGGCGCCTGGAACATTGACCGAAAAGCATTTGTTCTCCATGATGCCCTTGAGGGTGTGACGGGTATGCCGGATAGCTACCGAGACCATCGGCGGGTCGCCGCAGGCGATACCGCCCCAGGCGACAGTGATGAAGTTCGGCTTTCCATTCACCTGTGCACCAACCAATAAGGCAGGCATGGGATATAGCAGTGATTGGGGACCGAGTTTGATTTTGGCCATATACGCTCCTTGGCGAATCCGGCGTTATTCTACCAGCTTCTCGCCGGCTTCGAAAGCCTGCTTCAGCGCACCGGTTACACTGGTGATGGCGCCAGCCTCATCGACACCGGTGAAAAGAAGCTCCCCGGCATATTCGATATCGAGCACGGTAAAAAGAGCCTTGACTGTAACCCTGGCCGGATCGAACAAATTAGGCACCCTGCGCCCGCCCACCGAGATAAACAATCCTTTGCGCGGCTTGGCCG encodes:
- the dnaJ gene encoding molecular chaperone DnaJ, which encodes MATKRDYYEVLGIARGASDDEIKKAFRKLAFQYHPDRNKEDDAEAKFKELNEAYSVLCDANKRAAYDRFGHAGANGGPFAGGAGGFEDFGFGGGLGEIFETFFGGMGGAGRQAPRRGTDLNYRMSITLEEASTGIEKEVNIQRVEACEECKGTGAKEGTTPTKCTECGGQGKVYQVQRSVFGRFTNVVTCPRCRGEGQIIADPCAKCKGSGRERMTRTIKVKIPAGIDNGNQIRMSGGGNLGERGGSAGDLYLTVNVAAHKQFRRDGDNVVYELPLNFAQAALGIELEVPTLYGPAKLKVPAGVQTGKVIRLKGKGMPVLNRASTFGDEWVEIKVVTPEKLNKKQKRLFEELAASLGTPVEAEVETS
- a CDS encoding metal ABC transporter permease, yielding MIDALVSPFADNPFMTQALLAGVLVSVACAIAGTFIILRGLAFIGDALAHGVLPGIALAVLMGFSGILGAALGAAVMIGGVTLITRRSRLSSDTAIGLLFVGMLALGVVIVSRSSSFSGDLTRILFGELLGISWGDILIQFIATIVIGITAFICARPFMLLAFDPEQAEVAGFPSKIYHNIMLFMIAATIIISFQTVGTLLVFGLLIAPAGAGALLARRIRGMMAWAAVFGSVSMYAGLLLSYHFNLAAGASVILVATLIFFTVFTLSNLRTRGANQTGEAQHG
- a CDS encoding flavin reductase family protein; the encoded protein is MAKIKLGPQSLLYPMPALLVGAQVNGKPNFITVAWGGIACGDPPMVSVAIRHTRHTLKGIMENKCFSVNVPGAGLVKEVDYCGIVSGAKADKASVCNFKVVTGKLCGAPLIEACPVNLECELHHTIDLGSHVLVIGRITETHISEECLTNGRPDVTKINPLIYTTAQSQYQTLGAVVGKAFSVGNELKG